From the genome of Carassius gibelio isolate Cgi1373 ecotype wild population from Czech Republic chromosome B10, carGib1.2-hapl.c, whole genome shotgun sequence, one region includes:
- the arfip2b gene encoding arfaptin-2b isoform X4 has translation MAESMMSKAATMEIPINSNGDSRNLAEDDSLEQAAKIQWSLREKVGSPAGLRDLQQVMVSGPNLNETSIVSGGYGGTTEGIIPTSSIKDLRMKSRGVSIAPSQIAACRIAHQSEDIPCIQGSNMHHGSSNSSMTAEEATRGVAVEKFDIVKKWGLNTYKCTKQLISERFGRGSRTVDLELEAQIEVLRETKRKYENVLQLARALTNHFYSMVQTQHALGDTFADLSLKSPELRDEFGYNAETQKLLCKNGETLLGAINFFVSSINTMVNKTMEDTLMTIKMYENARLEFDAYRADLEELNMGPRDAVTMARIEAAQQQYQIHKDKYERLRSDVSIKLKFLEENKVKVMHKQLLLFHNAISAYFAGNQQQLEQTLKQFNIKLKPPGADKPSWLEEQ, from the exons ATGGCGGAAAGTATGATGAGTAAAGCAGCCACTATGGAGATTCCTATTAACAGTAATGGGGACTCTAGGAACCTGGCAGAAGATGACAGCCTGGAGCAG GCTGCAAAGATTCAGTGGAGCTTAAGAGAGAAGGTAGGGAGTCCCGCAGGCCTCAGG GACTTACAGCAGGTCATGGTGTCTGGGCCCAACCTAAATGAGACCAGCATTGTATCAGGTGGTTATGGAGGTACAACAGAAGGCATCATTCCGACCAGTTCCATCAAAG ACCTGCGAATGAAGTCTAGGGGTGTTAGCATTGCCCCAAGCCAGATTGCTGCCTGCCGAATAGCCCACCAATCAGAAGACATCCCCTGTATCCAAG GGTCCAACATGCATCACGGCAGTAGCAATTCCTCCATGACTGCAGAAGAGGCCACAAGAGGCGTTGCTGTGGAGAAATTTGACATTGTGAAGAAATGGGGCCTGAACACATACAAG TGCACCAAACAGCTGATCTCGGAGAGGTTTGGCCGTGGCTCACGTACTGTGGATTTGGAGCTGGAGGCTCAGATCGAGGTTCTGCGGGAAACCAAACGGAAGTACGAGAATGTGCTGCAATTGGCGCGAGCGCTAACCAACCACTTTTACAGCATGGTGCAGACACAGCACGCCCTCGGAGACACATTTGCCGACCTCAGTCTTAAGTCTCCAGAACTTCGG GATGAGTTCGGATATAATGCAGAAACACAGAAGTTGTTGTGCAAGAATGGAGAGACTCTGCTCGGTGCCATCAACTTCTTTGTGTCCAGCATCAACACAATGGTGAACAAAACAATGGAAGACACACTGATGACTATCAAGATGTATGAGAATGCCAG GCTAGAGTTTGATGCGTACAGGGCAGATCTGGAAGAGTTGAACATGGGCCCACGGGACGCTGTTACTATGGCTCGTATCGAGGCTGCTCAGCAGCAGTACCAGATCCACAAGGACAAATATGAACGTCTCCGCAGTGATGTCAGCATCAAGCTCAAGTTCCTGGAAGAAAACAAG GTCAAGGTGATGCACAAGCAACTTCTCCTGTTCCATAATGCCATCTCTGCTTACTTTGCTGGAAACCAGCAACAGCTGGAACAGACCCTCAAGCAGTTCAACATTAAACTCAAACCACCAGGGGCTGACAAACCCTCTTGGCTGGAAGAACAGTGA
- the arfip2b gene encoding arfaptin-2b isoform X2, giving the protein MAESMMSKAATMEIPINSNGDSRNLAEDDSLEQAAKIQWSLREKDLQQVMVSGPNLNETSIVSGGYGGTTEGIIPTSSIKGSNMHHGSSNSSMTAEEATRGVAVEKFDIVKKWGLNTYKCTKQLISERFGRGSRTVDLELEAQIEVLRETKRKYENVLQLARALTNHFYSMVQTQHALGDTFADLSLKSPELRDEFGYNAETQKLLCKNGETLLGAINFFVSSINTMVNKTMEDTLMTIKMYENARLEFDAYRADLEELNMGPRDAVTMARIEAAQQQYQIHKDKYERLRSDVSIKLKFLEENKVKVMHKQLLLFHNAISAYFAGNQQQLEQTLKQFNIKLKPPGADKPSWLEEQ; this is encoded by the exons ATGGCGGAAAGTATGATGAGTAAAGCAGCCACTATGGAGATTCCTATTAACAGTAATGGGGACTCTAGGAACCTGGCAGAAGATGACAGCCTGGAGCAG GCTGCAAAGATTCAGTGGAGCTTAAGAGAGAAG GACTTACAGCAGGTCATGGTGTCTGGGCCCAACCTAAATGAGACCAGCATTGTATCAGGTGGTTATGGAGGTACAACAGAAGGCATCATTCCGACCAGTTCCATCAAAG GGTCCAACATGCATCACGGCAGTAGCAATTCCTCCATGACTGCAGAAGAGGCCACAAGAGGCGTTGCTGTGGAGAAATTTGACATTGTGAAGAAATGGGGCCTGAACACATACAAG TGCACCAAACAGCTGATCTCGGAGAGGTTTGGCCGTGGCTCACGTACTGTGGATTTGGAGCTGGAGGCTCAGATCGAGGTTCTGCGGGAAACCAAACGGAAGTACGAGAATGTGCTGCAATTGGCGCGAGCGCTAACCAACCACTTTTACAGCATGGTGCAGACACAGCACGCCCTCGGAGACACATTTGCCGACCTCAGTCTTAAGTCTCCAGAACTTCGG GATGAGTTCGGATATAATGCAGAAACACAGAAGTTGTTGTGCAAGAATGGAGAGACTCTGCTCGGTGCCATCAACTTCTTTGTGTCCAGCATCAACACAATGGTGAACAAAACAATGGAAGACACACTGATGACTATCAAGATGTATGAGAATGCCAG GCTAGAGTTTGATGCGTACAGGGCAGATCTGGAAGAGTTGAACATGGGCCCACGGGACGCTGTTACTATGGCTCGTATCGAGGCTGCTCAGCAGCAGTACCAGATCCACAAGGACAAATATGAACGTCTCCGCAGTGATGTCAGCATCAAGCTCAAGTTCCTGGAAGAAAACAAG GTCAAGGTGATGCACAAGCAACTTCTCCTGTTCCATAATGCCATCTCTGCTTACTTTGCTGGAAACCAGCAACAGCTGGAACAGACCCTCAAGCAGTTCAACATTAAACTCAAACCACCAGGGGCTGACAAACCCTCTTGGCTGGAAGAACAGTGA
- the LOC127966149 gene encoding FH2 domain-containing protein 1 codes for MDGAPVVTMALLPPLPPDPSRCFQNETLPCIRIAQPPPMGPPPPPLPLPPPPPPLPPPPPPPSPMGDPFTRTVQQRSKMRNFNWDAIPKHSVLGKRNVWTAQRNLENFELDTKRMEELFSHNEHHGLVRKGGTVRKSVWGLSQITTESENVSILNSKKSMNIGILLKQFKRPAKDIVEAVRNGNLCFASGKLRELSKLLPDDMETKKLISFNGDLSHLNEADRFMVMLVQVPGYKVRIKSLLLREEFFPFIEEVKHAIAVMTTAANELLACDDLHSIIRLVLKAGNYMNAGGYAGSAIGFRMTSLLKLVDTKANKPGMNLMHYVSMQAQQTDEVLLHFAEQLQHIGIAARIQKQEVEVDFQKELEKIREAKMDASKQPDLLHQMEAFLRMADIRLADVEASLQELDSISTSVAEYFCEDPATFKLEECCSIFHSFCERFERATQENRDREAAETRKLQQKEREKLTRTTKRRSTGTCSNQDVTDGGSTLESVLTSFLSQRLSRRRHIGVIPVTDSPIKNIRPQVEEHEGMGDLGSPVEETEENFKISKVEEPDNICQKVELPPCTVNDVQRARAASKRGQCIYDELIPESNDLKEVITCTNTSAKHEIEDGAMNKEDEEIGDLDKGETREEDNEKIEDGAMEEIGDMDKGETSEEEDNEKIKDGAMNKEVEEIGDMDKGETRAEEDNEKIEEADKMPELSGKMLRFQDCGVGSLNVTATPDRSRGHALYTSTPRQRDIKEVDLSLQSGLGGLGSPWTILSPRVSPRNTPHRRHTYSFSRVDILDDGVWALPDTPVRDKPSFSHYAGVGTSSSLPDCPSKRTPSQGTVIRSSSLSDEKESAPNFRLGQIFQRRTGQELPPEKRPESSGLVSFFRRFGERKRAGTVG; via the exons ATGGATGGAGCTCCAGTTGTAACCATGGCACTTCTACCTCCTCTGCCTCCTGACCCCTCTAGATGCTTTCAAAATGAGACCTTACCCTGCATACGTATTGCACAGCCCCCTCCCATGGGCCCTCCACCTcctccccttccccttccccctcCGCCACCGCCActcccacccccacccccacctccTTCACCTATGGGGGACCCCTTCACCCGGACTGTCCAGCAGCGCTCCAAAATGCGCAACTTCAACTGGGATGCCATCCCCAAGCACAGCGTGTTAGGCAAGCGCAACGTGTGGACAGCCCAACGCAACCTCGAGAACTTTGAGCTGGACACTAAGCGAATGGAGGAGCTTTTTAGCCACAACGAGCACCACGGTTTGGTCCGTAAGGGTGGGACGGTCAGAAAAAGTGTGTGGGGACTTTCGCAAATCACTACAGAATCTGAAAAT GTATCAATTCTCAACTCTAAGAAAAGTATGAATATTGGGATTCTGCTAAAACAATTTAAAAG GCCAGCGAAGGACATTGTGGAGGCCGTCAGGAACGGTAACCTGTGCTTTGCTTCTGGGAAACTGAGGGAGCTTAGCAAGCTGTTGCCTGATGACATGGAG ACAAAGAAGCTGATATCATTCAATGGAGATCTGTCTCATCTAAACGAGGCTGACCGTTTCATGGTGATGCTGGTTCAAGTGCCAGG GTATAAAGTGAGGATAAAGAGCTTGCTCCTCAGAGAGGAGTTTTTTCCCTTTATTGAGGAGGTCAAACACGCCATTGCTGTCATGACAACCGCTGCTAATG AGTTGCTGGCATGTGATGACCTACATTCAATCATCAGACTGGTGCTGAAGGCTGGTAACTACATGAATGCT GGTGGCTACGCAGGTAGTGCTATTGGCTTCAGGATGACATCATTGCTCAAACTCGTGGACACTAAAGCAAATAAACCTGGCATGAACCTAATGCACTATGTGTCCATG CAAGCCCAACAAACTGATGAAGTTTTGCTGCATTTCGCTGAACAGCTTCAACACATTGGGATTGCTGCAAG GATCCAAAAGCAGGAGGTGGAGGTGGACTTTCAAAAGGAGTTGGAGAAAATTAGGGAAGCGAAGATGGATGCCAGTAAACAGCCTGATCTACTACACCAGATGGAAGCATTTCTTCGG ATGGCAGACATTCGGCTTGCGGATGTGGAGGCCTCTCTTCAGGAACTGGACAGCATCAGTACCTCTGTGGCGGAGTACTTCTGTGAAGACCCAGCCACCTTTAAACTAGAGGAGTGTTGCTCTATCTTTCATTCCTTCTGTGAGAGGTTTGAGAGAGCTACACAG GAAAACCGTGATCGTGAAGCAGCTGAGACTCGCAAGCTGcagcagaaagaaagagaaaagctgACCAGAACGACTAAACGCCGATCCACCGGTACATGCTCCAATCAGGATGTGACCGATGGAGGCTCCACTCTGGAATCTGTCCTGACCAGCTTTCTCAGCCAACGACTTTCTCGCAGGAGGCACATTGGGGTAATACCTGTCACAGATAGCCCCATCAAGAACATCCGCCCTCAGGTTGAGGAGCATGAGGGCATGGGGGATCTGGGCAGCCCTGTGGAGGAAACCGAGGAGAACTTTAAGATCTCAAAGGTGGAAGAACCAGATAACATCTGCCAGAAAGTGGAGCTTCCGCCCTGTACCGTTAATGATGTTCAGCGGGCAAGAGCCGCTTCCAAAAGAGGCCAGTGCATTTACGATGAACTGATTCCTGAAAGCAATGATCTTAAAGAGGTCATCACCTGTACCAACACCTCAGCTAAACATGAGATTGAAGATGGAGCAATGAATAAAGAAGATGAGGAGATTGGAGACCTGGATAAAGGAGAAACGAGAGAGGAGGACAATGAGAAAATTGAGGATGGAGCAATGGAGGAGATTGGAGACATGGATAAAGGAGAAACAAGTGAGGAGGAGGACAACGAGAAAATCAAGGATGGAGCAATGAATAAAGAAGTTGAGGAGATTGGAGACATGGATAAAGGAGAAACAAGAGCGGAGGAGGACAACGAGAAAATCGAAGAAGCAGATAAAATGCCTGAGCTCTCCGGCAAGATGCTCCGCTTTCAGGATTGTGGCGTTGGCAGCCTGAATGTGACCGCTACACCTGATCGCTCCCGAGGCCATGCCTTGTACACCTCCACTCCTCGACAGAGGGATATAAAAGAGGTAGATCTGTCCTTGCAGAGTGGACTGGGAGGTCTAGGGTCACCGTGGACCATCCTCAGCCCTCGTGTCTCTCCCCGTAACACGCCCCACCGCAGACACACCTACTCCTTCTCCAGGGTGGACATCCTTGATGATGGAGTTTGGGCATTACCTGACACTCCTGTACGCGACAAGCCCTCGTTCTCCCATTATGCAGGAGTGGGGACTTCATCCTCATTACCAGACTGTCCCTCAAAGCGAACGCCATCACAGGGGACCGTTATAAGGTCTTCATCACTTAGCGACGAAAAAGAGTCTGCGCCTAACTTCAGACTGGGACAGATCTTTCAGAGGCGCACTGGACAGGAGCTTCCTCCAGAGAAGAGACCGGAAAGCTCAGGACTTGTATCTTTTTTCCGACGCTTCGGGGAAAGAAAAAGGGCAGGAACTGTTGGTTAA
- the arfip2b gene encoding arfaptin-2b isoform X3 gives MAESMMSKAATMEIPINSNGDSRNLAEDDSLEQDLQQVMVSGPNLNETSIVSGGYGGTTEGIIPTSSIKGSNMHHGSSNSSMTAEEATRGVAVEKFDIVKKWGLNTYKCTKQLISERFGRGSRTVDLELEAQIEVLRETKRKYENVLQLARALTNHFYSMVQTQHALGDTFADLSLKSPELRDEFGYNAETQKLLCKNGETLLGAINFFVSSINTMVNKTMEDTLMTIKMYENARLEFDAYRADLEELNMGPRDAVTMARIEAAQQQYQIHKDKYERLRSDVSIKLKFLEENKVKVMHKQLLLFHNAISAYFAGNQQQLEQTLKQFNIKLKPPGADKPSWLEEQ, from the exons ATGGCGGAAAGTATGATGAGTAAAGCAGCCACTATGGAGATTCCTATTAACAGTAATGGGGACTCTAGGAACCTGGCAGAAGATGACAGCCTGGAGCAG GACTTACAGCAGGTCATGGTGTCTGGGCCCAACCTAAATGAGACCAGCATTGTATCAGGTGGTTATGGAGGTACAACAGAAGGCATCATTCCGACCAGTTCCATCAAAG GGTCCAACATGCATCACGGCAGTAGCAATTCCTCCATGACTGCAGAAGAGGCCACAAGAGGCGTTGCTGTGGAGAAATTTGACATTGTGAAGAAATGGGGCCTGAACACATACAAG TGCACCAAACAGCTGATCTCGGAGAGGTTTGGCCGTGGCTCACGTACTGTGGATTTGGAGCTGGAGGCTCAGATCGAGGTTCTGCGGGAAACCAAACGGAAGTACGAGAATGTGCTGCAATTGGCGCGAGCGCTAACCAACCACTTTTACAGCATGGTGCAGACACAGCACGCCCTCGGAGACACATTTGCCGACCTCAGTCTTAAGTCTCCAGAACTTCGG GATGAGTTCGGATATAATGCAGAAACACAGAAGTTGTTGTGCAAGAATGGAGAGACTCTGCTCGGTGCCATCAACTTCTTTGTGTCCAGCATCAACACAATGGTGAACAAAACAATGGAAGACACACTGATGACTATCAAGATGTATGAGAATGCCAG GCTAGAGTTTGATGCGTACAGGGCAGATCTGGAAGAGTTGAACATGGGCCCACGGGACGCTGTTACTATGGCTCGTATCGAGGCTGCTCAGCAGCAGTACCAGATCCACAAGGACAAATATGAACGTCTCCGCAGTGATGTCAGCATCAAGCTCAAGTTCCTGGAAGAAAACAAG GTCAAGGTGATGCACAAGCAACTTCTCCTGTTCCATAATGCCATCTCTGCTTACTTTGCTGGAAACCAGCAACAGCTGGAACAGACCCTCAAGCAGTTCAACATTAAACTCAAACCACCAGGGGCTGACAAACCCTCTTGGCTGGAAGAACAGTGA
- the arfip2b gene encoding arfaptin-2b isoform X1 has protein sequence MAESMMSKAATMEIPINSNGDSRNLAEDDSLEQAAKIQWSLREKVGSPAGLRDLQQVMVSGPNLNETSIVSGGYGGTTEGIIPTSSIKGSNMHHGSSNSSMTAEEATRGVAVEKFDIVKKWGLNTYKCTKQLISERFGRGSRTVDLELEAQIEVLRETKRKYENVLQLARALTNHFYSMVQTQHALGDTFADLSLKSPELRDEFGYNAETQKLLCKNGETLLGAINFFVSSINTMVNKTMEDTLMTIKMYENARLEFDAYRADLEELNMGPRDAVTMARIEAAQQQYQIHKDKYERLRSDVSIKLKFLEENKVKVMHKQLLLFHNAISAYFAGNQQQLEQTLKQFNIKLKPPGADKPSWLEEQ, from the exons ATGGCGGAAAGTATGATGAGTAAAGCAGCCACTATGGAGATTCCTATTAACAGTAATGGGGACTCTAGGAACCTGGCAGAAGATGACAGCCTGGAGCAG GCTGCAAAGATTCAGTGGAGCTTAAGAGAGAAGGTAGGGAGTCCCGCAGGCCTCAGG GACTTACAGCAGGTCATGGTGTCTGGGCCCAACCTAAATGAGACCAGCATTGTATCAGGTGGTTATGGAGGTACAACAGAAGGCATCATTCCGACCAGTTCCATCAAAG GGTCCAACATGCATCACGGCAGTAGCAATTCCTCCATGACTGCAGAAGAGGCCACAAGAGGCGTTGCTGTGGAGAAATTTGACATTGTGAAGAAATGGGGCCTGAACACATACAAG TGCACCAAACAGCTGATCTCGGAGAGGTTTGGCCGTGGCTCACGTACTGTGGATTTGGAGCTGGAGGCTCAGATCGAGGTTCTGCGGGAAACCAAACGGAAGTACGAGAATGTGCTGCAATTGGCGCGAGCGCTAACCAACCACTTTTACAGCATGGTGCAGACACAGCACGCCCTCGGAGACACATTTGCCGACCTCAGTCTTAAGTCTCCAGAACTTCGG GATGAGTTCGGATATAATGCAGAAACACAGAAGTTGTTGTGCAAGAATGGAGAGACTCTGCTCGGTGCCATCAACTTCTTTGTGTCCAGCATCAACACAATGGTGAACAAAACAATGGAAGACACACTGATGACTATCAAGATGTATGAGAATGCCAG GCTAGAGTTTGATGCGTACAGGGCAGATCTGGAAGAGTTGAACATGGGCCCACGGGACGCTGTTACTATGGCTCGTATCGAGGCTGCTCAGCAGCAGTACCAGATCCACAAGGACAAATATGAACGTCTCCGCAGTGATGTCAGCATCAAGCTCAAGTTCCTGGAAGAAAACAAG GTCAAGGTGATGCACAAGCAACTTCTCCTGTTCCATAATGCCATCTCTGCTTACTTTGCTGGAAACCAGCAACAGCTGGAACAGACCCTCAAGCAGTTCAACATTAAACTCAAACCACCAGGGGCTGACAAACCCTCTTGGCTGGAAGAACAGTGA